The Streptomyces sp. NBC_01439 genome contains the following window.
GAGGCCGATCCGGCTGCCGCCGAGGCAGAGCCCGAGACCGCCCCCGCTGCGGAGCAGGCCCAGGCGGAGCCCGAAACCGCACCCGAGGCACAGGAGCCGGCCGCCGCCGAGGCAGACACCGACGCCGCGGACCAGCCCGAGGCCGAAGCGCCGCAGGCGGACGCGCAGGCCGAGCCGGCCGCCGCCGAGGCCACCGCGCCGCAGGCGCAGGAGCCGGCCACCGCCGCAGAGCAGCCCGAGGCAGACGCGCCGCAGGCCCAAGCCGAGGCCCCGGCCACCGCGCCGCAGGCGCAGGCCGAGCCCGAGGCCGAAGCGCAGGCCGAGCCGGCCGCCGCCGAAGCGCACCAGCCCGAGGCCGAAGCGCCGCAGGCAGACGCGCCGCAGGCAGACGCGGAGCCCGAAACCGCACCCGAGGCACAAGAGCCGGTCGCCGCCGAAGTCACCGCGCCCGAGGCGGACACCGATGCGGCGGAGCAGCCCGAGGCCGAAGCGCCGCAGGCACAGGCAGAGGCCGGCGTCGCTGCGAACACGGCCGCCGTCGTGCGGCGCCGGGCTCCTGAGGTCGCCGGCGCGTACAAGGCCGCCGGGCAGGTGCTCCGGGGCAAGGGGAAGACCGGGGCGCGGGCCAAGGTGTACCTCGTGCTGGACCGGTCCGGTTCGATGCGCGGGTTCTACAAGGACGGCAGCGCCCAGCACCTCGCCGACCACGCCCTCGCCCTCGCCGCGCACCTCGACGACGCGGCGACCGTGCACACCGTGTTCTTCTCCACGGAGCTGGACGGCACCGCCGACCTGACCCTCGACGGCCACGACGCCTCCTGGGTCGAGACCCGTCACGCCGAGCTCGGCCGGATGGGTCGCACCAGCTACCACGTGGCCGTCGAGGCCGTCCTGGAGCGCTACCAGAAGGACGGCGGCGAGGGCCCGGCCCTGGTCGTCTTCCAGACCGACGGCGCGCCCGACAACCGGCAGCCCGCCCGCCAGGCACTGGCCGACGCCGCCACCGCGGCTCCGGGCGTCCACTGGCAGTTCGTGGCCTTCGGCGACCACGACGCCAAGGCCTTCGACTTCCTGCGCAAGCTGGACGCCGAGAACGCCGGCTTCTTCCACGCCGGCCCCGCCCCCACCGAGCTGACCTCCGCCGCCCTGGTCAAGGGCATCCTGGAGCGGTTCTAGTACCGGCAGTACGAGCAGTACGGGCACGACACGAAGGCGGCGCCCCCCTCCGGCAAGGAGGGGGGCGCCGCCTTCGGCGTATCAGCGGACCGGGAGTCAGCCCCGCGGGGAACCGGCGTCCGGGGCGACCGCGTCGGAGACCGGCCGCTCCGCCGCCTTCGTCTCGACCGGCTTGCGCAGCGCGATGTTCAGCTCGCGCAGACGGGCCTCCTCCAGCACCGTCGGCGCGCCCATCATCAGGTCCTGCGCGTTGCCGTTCAGCGGGAAGGCGATCGTCTCGCGGATGTTCGGCTCGTCGGCCAGCAGCATCACGATGCGGTCCACGCCCGGGGCGATGCCACCGTGCGGCGGGGCGCCCAGGCGGAACGCGCGGAGCATGCCCGCGAACTCGCGCTCGACGGTCTCGGCCTCGTAACCGGCGATCTCGAAGGCCTTCAGCATGACCTCGGGCTCGTGGTTGCGGATGGCGCCGGAGGACAGCTCGATGCCGTTGCAGACGATGTCGTACTGCCAGGCCAGGATGTCCAGCGGGTCCTTCTCCAGCAGGTCCTTCATCCCGCCCTGCGGCATGGAGAAGGGGTTGTGGGAGAAGTCGATCTTGCCGGTCTCCTCGTCCTTCTCGTACATCGGGAAGTCGACGATCCAGCAGAACCGGAAGACGTTCTCCTCGAACTGGCCGGCACGCTTGGCCGCCTCGACGCGAACGCCCGACATGATCTTGGAGACCTCGTCGAAGTCACCCGCGCCGAAGAACACGGCGTGGCCGGGGACCAGGCCCAGGCGCTCGGTGAGGACCTTGAGGTTCTCCTCGGTGAGGAACTTGGCGATCGGGCCGGTCAGCGAACCGTCCTCGCCCACGCGCACCCAGGCCAGGCCCTTGGCGCCCAGCGAGATCGCGTACTCGCCGAGGCCGTCGAAGAACTTGCGCGGCTGCGCGGCGGTGTCCGGGACGGCCAGGGCACGCACGTGCTTGCCGGCGAACGCCTTGAACTCCGAGGCCTCGAACACGTCGGTGATGTCGACGAGCTCCAGCTTGGCGCGCAGGTCGGGCTTGTCGTTGCCGTACTTGAGCATCGACTCGCGGAACGGGATCCGCGGGAACGGCGAGGTGACCTCGCGGCCGCCGCCGAACTCGGTGAAGAGCTCGGTCATCAGGCGCTCGATCGGCTGGAAGACGTCCTCCTGCTCGACGAAGGACATCTCCACGTCGAGCTGGTAGAACTCGCCCGGCGAGCGGTCGGCGCGGGCGTCCTCGTCGCGGAAGCACGGCGCGATCTGGAAGTAGCGGTCGAAGCCGGAGATCATCAGCAGCTGCTTGAACTGCTGCGGCGCCTGCGGCAGGGCGTAGAACTTGCCCGGGTTCAGGCGGGACGGCACGACGAAGTCACGGGCGCCCTCGGGGGAGGTCGCGGTGAGGATCGGCGTCGCCATCTCGTTGAAGCCGAGGGCCACCATCTTCGAGCGGATCGACGCGATGACCGCCGAGCGCAGCATGATGTTGCGGTGCATGCGCTCGCGGCGCAGGTCGAGGAAGCGGTACTCCAGGCGCCGCTCCTCGTTCACCCCGTCGTCGGTGTTGATCGTGAACGGCAGCGGGGCGGCCGCGCCGAGCACCTCGACCGCGGAGACCTCGATCTCGATCTCGCCGGTCGGCAGCTCCGGGTTGACGTTGTCGGCGCCGCGGGAGACGACCTTGCCGTCGATGCGGACGACGGTCTCCTTCGTGACGCTGCTCAGCGCCTCGTTCGCCGCGGTGCCGGGCCGGGCGACCAGCTGCGTGATGCCGTAGTGGTCGCGCAGATCGATGAAGAGGATGCCGCCCAGGTCTCGACGGTTGTGCAGCCAGCCGCTCAGCCGGACGTCGGCGGCGACGTCAGAAGCGCGGAGCTCGCCGCAGGTGTGGGACCTGTACCGATGCATCAGTCATCCAGTTCTACGCGATACCAGGGTGGATTCAACCGTCCCAAGGTTACCGTCCGGGAAGGTGACGGGTCGGGCACTCCCTCCAGCCTGCGCAAATGCGTCCGGTGGTCCGGGCGAACAGGCACGTACCGGATATGACCTGTAAACATGGCCGGGTGCGCACCGAGGACGTTCTGGCCGCCATTGCGACCGGCCTGTGGCGATGGGACAACGCCTCCGGGACGGTCACCCTCGACGGTGAGGCCGCCCGGCTGCTCGGGCTGCCCGCCGAACCGGTGGTGCTGCCGGAGGCCGCCGTACGGTCCCGCTTCCACCCGGTGGACTGGAACGAGATCAACGGGATCGTGAACCTGGCCGTCGCCGAGGGCACCCTCGCCGAGGCCCGGCTGCGGATCATGGACGTCGACGGCCGGGTGCTGCGGACGGTGCGCAGCCGCACCAAACCGATGGCGAACGGGGCCCCAGGGGGGTCCCCCCGGACGGAGTCCGGGGGCGGGGCCACGGACTACGAGCTGATCGGAACCATCCAGGAGATCGCCGAGCCGCAGCCGGGCACCACGGCCGCCCACACCCCCATCACGGGGGACTGGCGGCGCTCCCGCGAGGCCTTCCTGCTGGACGCCGGGCGCGCGCTGGCGGAGGCGCGGTCCACGGCCGAGGTGCTGCGGGTCGCCGCCTCGCTGTCCATGCCCGGTTTCAGCCCGGACGGGCTGGCGGTCTTCGGCGTGGCCGGGGACCGGCTGTCGATCATCGGGCACCACGGGCACGATCCGGGGGGCGAGGGTCCGTTCTCCGACATGCCGCTGGAGACGAACTACCCGGCCGCGGAGGTCGTCCGTACCGGCCGGGCGATCTACCTGCCCACCCCCGAGGACTACAAGCGGCGCTTTCCGGCCGCCTGGCCGCTCGCCCAGCGCTTCGACCGGGTCTCCTGGGCCTTCCTACCGCTGATCGTGGCCGGTCGGACCATGGGCGCCTGGATGGCCGCCTTCAAGCACCCGGCGTCCTTCTCCCCCGACGAGCGGTCCGTCCTGACGACCGTGGCCCGGATGCTGGCCCAGGCGCTCCAGCGCGCCGTGGTGGCCGAATCCGAGCGGGAGCTCACCACCGGCCTACAGCGGTCGATGATGCCGCAGCTCGGCCCGGAGATCCCCGGCATGCGGATCGCGGCCCGCTACGTCCCGACGGGCGGCGGACTCCAGGTCGGCGGCGACTGGTACGACATGATCCCGCTGCCGTCGGGCAGGTTCGCGCTGGTCATCGGCGACGTGCAGGGCCACGACGTCCGGGCGGCCGGCCTGATGGGCCAGCTACGGATCGCCGTACGGGCGTACGCGTCCGAGGGCCACCGGCCGGACGCGGTGCTCTCGCGCGCCTCCCGCTTCCTGGCCGGGCTGTGCTCGTCGCCGGAGTCCGACCCTTACGGGGACGACGGCGGCCGGGACTCCGACTTCCTCAGCCCGCGCTTCGCGACCTGCCTGTACGTGGAGTGCGATCCGAGGACCGGCACGCTGGAGGTGGCCCGCGCCGGCCACCCCGATCCCGCAATCCGGATGGCCGACGGCACCGTCCTGATGCGCCCCACCGCGGGTGGGCTGCCCCTGGGAATCATCCCCGACACCGACTACCCCACCACCCGGTTCACCCTGGAGCCCGGCGAGACGATGATGCTCTGCACCGACGGGCTCATCGAGACCGGCGGGCACGACCTCGACACCGGCTGGGCGCGACTGCGGGCGGTCCTGGAGTCCGACGCGCACGAGAACGCGCACGAGAACGCCTACGACGCGCCCGCACCCGGTGCGGGGACGGCCGCGGGCCGCGTCGCGCCCCCGCACCTCGAAAGACTGGCCGACCTGCTGGTCCAGGCCGTGCACGGGCCGTCCTCGCACCACACCACCGGCCCGCTCGCCGACCGCCGCGAGGACGACATAGCGGTCGTGCTGCTGTGCCGCGAGAGTGCGGACCGGGGCCCGGGCACCGCGCCGGCGCACCCGGCCCGGCCCGTGCGCCGCACCGTACTGACCGTGGCCCAGGTGGAACCCGAACGGATCGCGGGCGTGCGGCAGCAGATCCGCGAGCTGCTGCACGACTGGGCCGACCCCGACCAGGTGGACTCGGTGGTGCTGATGGTCTCCGAGATGGTGACGAACGTACTGACGCACACCGACGGCGACGCCCTGCTGGTCGCGGAGGCGGTCGGCGAGCTGGGCGCGCGCCGGCTGCGCATCGAGGTCGCGGACGGCAGCGACGAGCTCCCGCACAGGCGGCAGCCGGGGGAGCTGTCCTCCAGCGGCCGCGGGGTGCTGCTGATGGAGATGCTGGCAGACGCGTGGGGCGTGGATCCGCGGGGCGAGGGCAAGTCGATCTGGTTCGAACTGGACGAGCAGTCGAAGGCGGACGCCGACCCGGTGTTCTGACCTGGCGCCAGGGCGCGCCGGGGTGTGATGGGATGCAGCGGTGTCCGATCCCCTCCTGCCCGCGCCCGTACGGCGGCTCGCCGCCTGGTGCGGCGTCGTCCTGCTCGTCACCGCCGTCCTCGCCGTCGGCGTATGGCTGTGCACCGTCTTCGACGACGTCGTGACGCCCGTCCTGCTGGCCGTGCTCGGTACGGCCCTGCTCGGGCCGATGCACCGGCGCCTGGTCCGCATGGGGATGAACCGGTCGCTGGCCGCGGCCCTGACCTGCCTCGCCGTGGTCGCCGTCGTCGGCGGGGCCACGTACATCGTCGTCCTCGCACTGATCGAGACCGGTAGCGAGATCGTCGACGCGCTGCGCCGGGCCGGCCAGATGGTCGCCGAGCACTTCGGGGCGGTGGGCACCTCGCTGGAGGACATCGCCGCGAACTCCAAGGACCTGCTCGCGAAGTTCGGCGGGACGGCCGCCTCGGGCGTGGTCGCCGGGCTCAGCGTGGTGGGCTCGATGATCGCGATGGTGTTGCTGGCGCTGGTGCTGATCTTCTTCTTCCTGCGCGACTCCGACCGGGCCGTGGGAACCCTGCGCTCCGTCGTGCCGAGCCGCTCGGGCGATCTGATGGAGGCCATGGGGCGGCGCGCGTTCGAGGCCGTCGAGGGGTTCATGCGCGGGACCACCTTCGTGGCCCTGGTGGACGCCGTGCTGATCGGCGCGGGTCTGCTGGTCCTCGACGTGCCGGGTGCGCTGGGGCTGGCCGCCCTGGTCTTCGTGACGGCTTACATCCCCTACCTCGGGGCCATCCTGTCGGGTGCCGTGGCCGTGCTCGTGGCCTTCGCCGACCGGGGCTGGATCATCGGCCTGTGGGCGCTGGGCCTGGTCCTGCTGGTCCAGATGATCGAGGGCTACGTACTGCAGCCCGTGGTGCAGAGCCGCACCGTGCAGATGCACCCGGCCGTGGTGATGCTGGCCATCACCGCGGGCGCGAGCGTCGCCGGGATCCTGGGCATGCTCCTGGCGGTACCGATGACCGCCGCGGTCTTCGGGGTGATCTCGGAACTGCGGGCCCGGTACGCCGCCGATGCGGCTCCCGGGTCCTAGGTCCTGTCGGGCCGTGCAGGCGAACGCCGTTGTCAGACCTTCTTGTTAGCGTCGCGAACCTCGCGAGGTGCGCGAACCCCGCGCACCCGAAACGATCGAGGGCGGTCTTGATGAGCGGCACCGATGTGCGGCAGTTAGGCATCCACACCTACGACCAGTGGACGGCGATGTGGAACGGTGATCTGGACCTCGCCGCGAAGATCATGGCGCCGGAATTCGTCCTGCGGTATGCGCAGGCGGGCACCGAGGCCTTCGACGACGTCCGCACTCCGCAGCAGCTCGCCGACATCATCGCGGCCTGGCATCGAGAGCGCCGCGGGCTTCGCTTCGTGGCCGAGGGCGCGGCGGTCGTGGACCTCGCACTCGTCGACGGCGCACCGACCGGTCTGGTCGCCCGCCCCTATCTCGCTTCCTTCACGGGCGAAGGCGCCCGAACCGTCGCCAGGAGCGGCACCGACACCCTGCGGATCACCAACGGTTTGATCAGCGAGGTGTGGTCCGTCTCCTCCGGCTCCGCCGGCCGGACCTTTTACCGCTGATGCTGCGACCGCAACCCGGGGGTCCCCCGGACGGAGTCCGGGGGACGAGGTGCGGCGCCGGGCGTCGCGGGCCCGACGGAACGTGCCGACGGGGCCCGGCGGAGCTGCGGGTCAGTCCTGGTCCGCCGCGCCCGTGCCGCGGTGGCCGAGGCCGGTGCGCGCGGTGGTGGGGATGCGGCCCAGCCGGCCGGCCTGGAAGTCGTCGAAGGCCTGCTGCAGCTCGTGCTGGCTGTTCATCACGAACGGACCGTAGTGCGCCATCGGCTCCCGGATCGGACGTCCGCCGAGGAGCACGACCTCCAGGTCCGGGGCGTTGGAGTCCTGGGAGGCGTCCGCCCGCACCGTGAGCGAACCGCCCTCGCCGAAGACGGCCGTCTGCCCGGTCGCGACGGGCCGGCGGTCCTCGCCGACGGACCCGCGCCCGGCCATGACGTACGCCAGCGCGTTGAAGTCCTCGCGCCACGGCAGGGTGATCTGCGCGCCCGGCGAGACGGTCGCGTGGATCATCGTGATCGGGGTGTGGGTGATGCCCGGGCCCTGGTGACCGTCCAGCTCACCGGCGATGACGCGGAGCAGGGAGCCGCCGTCCGGGGTGGTCAGCAGCTGGACCTGACCGCCGCCGATGTCCTGGTAGCGCGGGGGCATCATCTTGTCGGAGGCCGGGAGGTTCACCCACAGCTGGAGGCCGTGGAACAGCCCGCCGGACACGACGAGGGACTCCGGCGGGGCCTCGATGTGCAGGAGGCCCGAACCGGCGGTCATCCACTGGGTGTCGCCGCCGTTGATGACTCCGCCGCCGCCGTTGCTGTCCTGGTGGACGAAGGTTCCGTCGATCAGGTACGTGACGGTCTCGAAGCCGCGGTGCGGGTGCCAGGGAGTACCTTTCGGCTCGCCCGGGGCGTACTCCACCTCGCCCATCTGGTCCATCATGATGAACGGGTCGAGGTACTGGTAGTTGATCCCAGCGAACGCGCGGCGCACCGGGAATCCCTCACCCTCGAACCCACCGGGAGCGGAGACGACGGCCAGCACCTTGCGCGGGACGGCGGCCTGGGGCTGGGCCACGCGCGGAAGGGTCAACGGGTTCTCAACAGTCACTGCGGGCATGGTCAGGACCTCCTTCTGCGTCGAGTTTAGTTGAAACTCGAACTTTCTGCCACACCCCACAGAACGGAGCGGGCCCCGAGGGTATTCCCCCGGGGCCCCAACGGTCCTGACCTGCGATTACGGCGAGACGATCACCGAGTTGATCGGCGTGAGGTTCACCGCCACCCACTGGTCGACAGGGATGTTGGTGCAGTTCCCCGTGCCGTTCCAGCCGGTGCACAGCTTGAACTTCCAGTTCTGCGTCTGATTGTTGAGTGCCCAGTGCCAGTTCAGCTGGTTGCTGAGGTTGTAGGTCCCCGCCCTGCTGAACCGCAGCGACGGCTGCACGCCCGCCGCGGGCGAGCCCTCCGGCCAGATGCACGCCTCACCCGAGCGGCACCCCTCGACCGTGTGGTCGGACGCCTGTGCCTGCCCTGCCGCCAGGACCCCCGTGCCCAGCGCCAGCGTCGCGGCGGCCGCCACCGCGGTGAGCGTCGTGCGGATCGTCGTACGAGCCATCTCTGCCTCCTCATGGATGGGGCGGGAGGGGCTCCCCCGTGGATCCCCCCGCTGCACCGATGCTCCGGGCGGACCGGGACGGGCCGCGATCCTTTCGGGCAGGGCCGAAGCGTGGCTTGGCCGGGGCTCAGCCGCCGCTGTGGAGCAGGTCCACGCCCAGGCCCGTCACCGAGTGCAGGACCGCCTTGCCGTCGCGCTCCGTGGTGATCAGGCCGGCCGCGCGCAGGGTGCGGGTGTGCTCGGAGGCCGAGGGGAGGCTGATGTCGAGGTCCCGGGCCAGCTCGCTGGTCGTGCGCTGCTCGATCAGCGACTGGAGCACCGCCGCCCGGGTCCGGCCCAGGAGGGCGTCCAGCGCCCCCTGCGCCGGGCCCGGGCCGATCAGGGGCAGCGGCGTCAGCGCCGGGTAGAGCAGCACGCACCTGCCGTCCGGGCCGTCCGGGCCCTCGGCGAGCAGCGGCCGGCCCGTCCAGAACGGCGAGGGCATCAGCAGCAGGCCGCGCCCGCCGAGGTGGACCTCGTAGTGCGGCGGCCCGTCCACCTCCAGCGCCGTGCCCGACCAGGCGGCCAGCGGATGCGTGCTCGCCAGGCACGCCTTGATGCCGTGGGCGGCCAGCAGCCGGCTGCGCCAGGCCACGTCCGCCCGGAAGGACTGCCGGATGCGCGGCCAGTGCGGGGCGACGACCACCTCGTGGGCGGACCGGAGCGCGCCGCCGAGCTGGTCCCACGCCCCGCGGTCCTGGGCCCACAGGGCACGCAGCCAGGACGCGGAGCCCGGAGCCCGGGCGGCGACGCGGTGCAGCTCGCCGGGGGTCAGGGACGGGCCGGCGTCGCGTACGACGGCCAGCCCCTCCTCAAGGGTGCGCGCGTACGGCTCGACGAACTGGGGGTTGTCGCCGTCGGGGCGCAGGAGGTCGAGGAGGAGGCGGGCCCGGCCCGGTAACTCCCTGCCGACACGGCTGCGCCAGCGCCCGAAGACCGCCTGTTCGTCGGTGCGCTGCCAGGCGACGATCGCCATGCCCAGCTCCACCAGCGGCAGCGGCTCGCTCGCGAAGGTGACGTTGAACAGGTCCTCCGCCGTGAAATGCACCCGCAGCACGCTCCGCCCCCCCCGTCAGGCGCCGGCCTTGACGCCTCCGGCTAGCCGTACATCCGGCGCATCGCGAAGTCGACCATCTGCTCGACCGCCTTCGCGTCGAAGACCATCCGGTGGTCGCCCTCCATGTCGAGGACGAAGCCGTACCCGGTCGGCAGCAGGTCGATCACCTCCGCGCCGGTGATCACGAAGTACTTGGACTCCTTGCCGGCGTACCGGCGCAGTTCCTTGAGCGTGGTGAACATGGGGATGACCGGGTGCTGCGTGTTGTGCAGCGCCAGGAATCCGGGGGTGTCGCCGCGCGGGCAGTAGACCTTCGAGGTGGCGAAGATCTGCTGGAAGTCCTCGGCGGAGAGGGAGCCCGTGGTGAAGGCCCGCACGGCGTCGGTGAGCGACGGCGGGGACGGCTCCGGGTACAGCGGCGGCGCCTGTTGCGCGTAGCCCTGCGGGGGCTGCTGCGCATACTGCTGCTGGGCACCCGGGTTCTGGTCATAGCCGTACATGGGCCGAAGCCTACCGAGCGCCTGCGGCAGTACCGGCCGGTACTAGCCAGTCCCCTACCCGGGCGGGCGCGGGGGACGGCCTCAGCCGGGTAGCTCCCCGGCCTTCAGCGCCCGCACAAACGGCCCCCACGCACCGGCGGTGACGACCAGGACGGGCCCCTGGGGCCGCTTCGAATCCCGGACGGGCACGACCCCGGCGAGGCCGTCGGCCACCTCGACACAGTTGCCACCGTCGCCGTTGCTGTAGCTGCTCTTGCGCCAGTTCGCGGCGCCGAACTCACTCCCGTTGCTTGCCATTCCGGTACTCCTCAGCAGCTTGCTCGATCATGGCGAGAGAGGCCTCGGGCGGCAGTGCGGCAGCCCTGAGCCGATGGTATGACCCTCGATACCTCTTCACGAGTGCCGGATCGTCCACGACCTGGCCGTGATACGGCCCCTCCGTATACGCGAGCGGCGGTTCGTCGTCGAACTCCATGAACATGAGCGGCAGCCCCAGAAAGGGCTGCATCGCAGAACTCCACAGCAAGACCTGTGGAACGATGCGGCGGCGCCTGGCCAGAGCAGCGATGCTCTCAAGTTGTTCGGCCATCTCGACGGGCGGCAACAGGGGCTGCCGCACAAGACATTCATGCAGAATCGTCCAGTATTCGGGGCTCTTCGGATCCTCGAACAGAGAGGCCCTCTGCATGCGGGCGCGGACCTTCGCGTCCACCTCCTCCGGCAGGTCCAACGGATGGGTGGAGTGGATGACCGCCCGCGCGTACGCCTCCGTCTGCAGCAGCCCGGGGATGAGCGCGTTGCTCCACTCCTCGATGACCCGTGCCCGCCGCTCCGCCTCCACAACCGGGGCCACGTACTCGGCGTGCGCGCCCCGCTTGGCCTTCCGTACGTCGTCACAGCGCCGCCAGAAGAATCCGTCGGTCGTCAGCACCTGGTCGACATGGCGCGCGAGATCTTCCGGCATCCGCCGCTGCGCCCGTTCGATCTCGCTCAAGTAGCTGGCCCCATAGAAGCTGCCCTCCACGACCTGCTGAAGCGTGAGGCCTGCCGCCTCCCGCCGCCAGCGAAGCTCCTTGCCGTAAAAGGCCGGCACGCTCGCCGAGCCGTCGATCTCTTTGCGTGGGGCCATCGCAGAGCCTGCCTTCCACACTCCGTGCTGTGGACCGGAAACCCTTCCCACGGTAGGCAACTGGGCGCCAGCCTGTGAGGACTTCGTCACACTCCGCCACGGAAGGGTTCGCCATGAGCGACCACGCCAACGACCGCGTAGCCATCGAGGCCCTCACCGCGCTACGCACCGCGCTCGCCGCGCACGGGATCACCCTGCCCTCGCTGGACCTGGACCTCCTCTCCTACGCCGGGCGCTACGACTCACCGCCCCTGATCACCCTCGGCAACTGCAACGCCGCCACCGCGCAGCGACTGGCCGACGCCCTGGCCGAGCGGTGAACGACCTCAGCGTCCGGCTGCTCGCCACCCCGCAGGCGGCCCCGACACTCCGGCACGCCGTGCGGGAGCACCTCGGCCCGGGATCCGGCGACGCGGAGCTCTGCGTCACCGAGCTGCTGGCCAACGTCATCCGCCACCTCGGCGAAGGCACCCCCGTCACCCTGCGCGTCACCGGGACCGGAAGGGCAGCCCGTACGCGGGTCGAGCTCACCGATCCCGCCCCGCGCGCGCAGCCCGTGCTGCGGCAGGCGGAGGAGGGCGCGGAGTCGGGGCGCGGCCTCGCCCTGCTCGACGCCGTGGCGCTGCGGTGGGGGGTCACCCGGGGCACCCGGACCAAGACGGTCTGGTGCGAGCTTTGACCCTGGTCACAGTCGGCCGATAAGGGTTGCCGTTATTACCGACGGGTAGCATCATTACGTTACCGATTGGTATGTACG
Protein-coding sequences here:
- a CDS encoding DUF397 domain-containing protein, which codes for MASNGSEFGAANWRKSSYSNGDGGNCVEVADGLAGVVPVRDSKRPQGPVLVVTAGAWGPFVRALKAGELPG
- a CDS encoding helix-turn-helix domain-containing protein produces the protein MAPRKEIDGSASVPAFYGKELRWRREAAGLTLQQVVEGSFYGASYLSEIERAQRRMPEDLARHVDQVLTTDGFFWRRCDDVRKAKRGAHAEYVAPVVEAERRARVIEEWSNALIPGLLQTEAYARAVIHSTHPLDLPEEVDAKVRARMQRASLFEDPKSPEYWTILHECLVRQPLLPPVEMAEQLESIAALARRRRIVPQVLLWSSAMQPFLGLPLMFMEFDDEPPLAYTEGPYHGQVVDDPALVKRYRGSYHRLRAAALPPEASLAMIEQAAEEYRNGKQRE
- a CDS encoding ATP-binding protein, with the translated sequence MNDLSVRLLATPQAAPTLRHAVREHLGPGSGDAELCVTELLANVIRHLGEGTPVTLRVTGTGRAARTRVELTDPAPRAQPVLRQAEEGAESGRGLALLDAVALRWGVTRGTRTKTVWCEL